The genomic stretch ACAAAATTTCTCATTTCATTTTCATAGGAGATAAAAGCATTAGTGTAATCACTATGAGCTGCTTTAAGTTCCCCTGCTAATACATAAGCCCCGACTAGAGCTAGGCTGGTGCCTTGACCCGAAAGAGGAGACGGACAATATGCCGCATCACCTACCAATGTAATTCGACCTTTTGACCAAGTTGGCATATGAATCTGACAAATTTCATCAAAATAAAATTCTGTAGATTCATTCAATTTTTCAAGTAATCTCGAAGTTTCCCAACCAGTAAGTTCTTCAAAAGCTTTATTAATTAGCTCCTTTTGTTCCTCCTGATTATTGCGGTCGAACTTAAGCGATTCAGATTTGAACAAAAACATAGCCTTTGCTTCAGCATGGTCGTTTGAGTTATATATACCAACAGTTTTACCTGGTACCGTAAATAACATCTGGCTATGGTCGAGATTAAGGTAATTCTCAAGGTTAAAAATCGAGATATAACAGCCAAGTGTACGTTTAAACTGATCTTCGATGCCAAATGTCAAGGTACGCACATTTGAATGAATCCCATCTGCTCCAATGATCAAATCGAATGTCCTTGACTGACTATAAGTAAATTGTGCTTCTACCCCTGTTTTTGTCTCATGTATCGATGTAATAGAATCGCCCCAAATATATTCAACTTTATCTTTAGTTATCTCGTACAAAATGCTACTTAGATCCTCTCTCATAATTTCGATGTCCGTCCCTTGTTGATTACCTAAACTCGCTTCGCTTAATTTACCTAGGATTTTGCCCTCATCGTTCACGAAATAAACACCTTTCATACGAGTATCAGCTGTACGAACTTGATCAAGAATACCCATCCGCTCTAGTACCGAAATCGCAGCACCACGGATATCAACACCATAACCACCTAATCGCAATGCTGGCGCACGTTCAATTAAAGTTACGTCAAAACCAAAACGGTGAAGCCAGTGAGCGAGTGCCGGTCCAGCAATACTCGCACCAGAAATTAAGACGCTTAACTTTTGCTTCATAATTTATTTTCTCTCCTATACTAATTTAAGTTAACAAACATAAAAGAAGTATATTCGAGGCTTTTTTACTTATGTGTCGTATTAAAATATAGTGTGTAACTTCGATTTATATAAGTACGCTCAAGACTCCACTCCAAAACAGTTGCAGCGGGAGATGGATAAGCACAAAAAAGATGCAATTAGAATTTGTATATGCAGCGGTTTATAAAAAATCTAATAGCACTCCGCTCCCTTCATGTTCAACAATCAGGCCAGGTTGTTGATAATCATTTTGAAAGAAAAATAGGTTAGTAATTGTTAAGGATAAACTGAAAGGTCAAGTATTGGGGACAACTCAAGTTTGTGGCATCGATAAAGTAAACCGTAATGCGGAAATAGGATGGACTTGGCTTTCACCAAACGTTTGGAGAACAAAAGTAAACACAGAATTTAAATTCTTATTACTTAAGTATTGTTTTGAAGAATTAAAAGTAAATCGTGTCCAGTTTTCAGTTAGTGGCGAATACATACGCTCTAAAAAAAGCTGTTGAACGAATAGGAGCAACAAAAGAGGGAACTTTTCGTAAACATAGAGTAAAAGCAGACGGAACCATTCAAGACAATATATTTTACAGTATTATTAATGATGAATGGAAGTCAGTAAAAGAAAGATTGATTTATTAGAGAAAGCATACTGTTAGCGTCACCTGTTCAAGTATTCTAAATAAATAATTAAGTAGTGCTTGTTCAAATATCAGGCGTTTTAACGGAATAAAAGGAGAGAATAGATTAGTCATGTATAATATGTGCTCTCCTTTATTTTTTAGTTCGTTGGATTAGATTTGGTAGTTTATTCCTTAATTCCCTGTATAATGAAATCACTTTAGGGAGAAGTTAAGTTACTTTGTTCACTTTGTTTTATCAATCAGCTCCATATATTGTGTATCCCCATATCCTATTGTTGGGAAAACCTCGAATAATCGTTTAAGTAATTCGGATGTAGGTAAATGTTTATTTTTTGAAATATATGTTATGACGGCATTATTTTCTGTCTGCATTTCTAAAAATAACTCTATTGCCTGGTACATTACTGGCATTAGTTTTGTAGTTGGCTTCAAATGATTGATCAATACTTCTTCATAAACAGAATAATAGCTACCTAAAGTAAGCTCCGTTTGGCTGACTTTAAATTCATCCTCTCTAAAGCTATTAAAAAATACTTTACCTTTATAATGAGATTGTTCAAGATACGCAAGGATCGTTAGCAGATTCATTTGACAAAACATATCTTCTCCAAACCATAAAACAATATAGTTATAGTTTTTCCTAAATAGATTATTTAAGGGCTTTATTACCATGTTGCTATAATTTTCAACAGATACATTATGTCCTGATGCTCTCGTTTGAATAAATACCTCATCGAAAATGAATTCCGTAGTTGCATTTACACACATGGCCTCATTGAAGGGAACATAATCAGAATTTCCCATAAGTTTTTTATTACTAAACTCATCGTACATTAATTGACCGTTTAAAATATTCAGTACATCTCGGTCAAATAATTCCATATTATTATTTTTTAATTGTTCAACCTCAGTTTCTCTAGATTTATTCATTCTGCTACCATCCTCACTCTGATGAATAGTGAGTTTTGCAAATGATTGAACTGGCATTTGATTGAGTTGAAATTCTCTAGGACTAACACCAAAAACTGTTTTAAAAGCTCTACTGTAGGCTTCTTGCGAGGAATAATTATATTCAAAAGCAATATCAATTATCTTCCTATTATTTGCTAAATCCTTCGTAGATAAATAGACTCTTCTAAAAAGAATGTACCGTCTAATACTTATACCTGTTACCTGATGAAACTTAAATGAACAATAATAAGGGGAATATCCCATATAATTAGCTAAGTCTTCTAATGAAAATTTATTTTTTATATTTTCCTCAATCCAATCAATCATCGGCTGTATGTATTCATTCATTTGCATCACTCCTAAATAAAATTATAGATTACCTCAATTTTATTCTTTTGATAATTGTTGTGCTATAACATACTACTGTCCACGAATAATTTCCATTTAGGCATAAATAAGACCTTCTCACATAGAAAAAGCCTTATTGCACAATAAAATCAACAAACACTTTAACTGAGCCTATGAAAGTACAAGGCAACAAAAAAACGACTAAAAAGCCGTTTTTAACAGACACTTAACCCTTGTAAATGATTATCATATAACATTACATAGTTAAGAGTTTATATTTAGTTAATTCCTATCAAGATAATAAACTAGTAAGATTTAACACGATCATGAATAAAGTCGAACTTCCTATTATTAGCGTACAATAAAAACT from Arthrobacter citreus encodes the following:
- a CDS encoding FAD-dependent oxidoreductase — encoded protein: MKQKLSVLISGASIAGPALAHWLHRFGFDVTLIERAPALRLGGYGVDIRGAAISVLERMGILDQVRTADTRMKGVYFVNDEGKILGKLSEASLGNQQGTDIEIMREDLSSILYEITKDKVEYIWGDSITSIHETKTGVEAQFTYSQSRTFDLIIGADGIHSNVRTLTFGIEDQFKRTLGCYISIFNLENYLNLDHSQMLFTVPGKTVGIYNSNDHAEAKAMFLFKSESLKFDRNNQEEQKELINKAFEELTGWETSRLLEKLNESTEFYFDEICQIHMPTWSKGRITLVGDAAYCPSPLSGQGTSLALVGAYVLAGELKAAHSDYTNAFISYENEMRNFVEKNQKIGLLTAGGMIEKSNFKILLRNLMLRFPIVMNIMFKMITKMITKAANEIELKDYESED
- a CDS encoding helix-turn-helix transcriptional regulator, with the translated sequence MNEYIQPMIDWIEENIKNKFSLEDLANYMGYSPYYCSFKFHQVTGISIRRYILFRRVYLSTKDLANNRKIIDIAFEYNYSSQEAYSRAFKTVFGVSPREFQLNQMPVQSFAKLTIHQSEDGSRMNKSRETEVEQLKNNNMELFDRDVLNILNGQLMYDEFSNKKLMGNSDYVPFNEAMCVNATTEFIFDEVFIQTRASGHNVSVENYSNMVIKPLNNLFRKNYNYIVLWFGEDMFCQMNLLTILAYLEQSHYKGKVFFNSFREDEFKVSQTELTLGSYYSVYEEVLINHLKPTTKLMPVMYQAIELFLEMQTENNAVITYISKNKHLPTSELLKRLFEVFPTIGYGDTQYMELIDKTK